agcggggccgggccgggccaggccgggagcggagcggggccgggagcggggccgggagaggggccgggagaggggccgggccgggagcggggccgggagcggggccgggccgggagcggggccgggagaggggccgggagcggagcggggccgggagcgggaccgggagaggggccgggagaggggccgggccgggagcggggccgggagcgggaccgggagcggggccgggccgggccaggccgggagcggagcggggccgggagaggggccgggagaggggccgggccgggagcggggccgggagcggggccgggccgggagcggggccgggagaggggccgggagcggagcggggccgggagcgggaccgggagaggggccgggagaggggccgggccgggagcggggccgggagcgggaccgggagcggggccgggccgggccaggccgggagcggagcggggccgggagcggggccgggagaggggccgggagaggggccgggccgggagcggggccgggagcggggccgggccgggagcggggccgggagaggggccgggagcggagccgggccgggagcggggccgggagcggggccgggccgggagcggggccgggagaggggccgggagcggagccgggccgggagcggggccgggagcggggccgggccgggagcggggccgggagaggggccggggcggcggtaACTGTCCGCAGTGCTGAAAGCGCGGCCCTGCCTCGCGCCGACGGCGACGGCTCAACACGAGACGAAACAGCCCGGTGACATCGGCGACACCGGCGACACCGGCGCCCCGTGCCAGCGCTGCCCGCGGGGCGCCCCCGCCGGAAAGCGGGCTGCAAACCCCCCCATCTCCCGCCCCTCGGGCCGGCCCGCCGCGCTCGCCCAGAGCCGCagtgccgggccaggccgggcccggggccaCGGCGTGccgaggggagccgccgccgccgccgcctcagtggcggggcggcggggccgagcaGGGCGACGGGgctggggcggcggggcccggctccggccgccgcccgTCAGTAGGTGGCGCAGATCCCCCGGAAACCGACgacgctcccggcgcggcgggcggcggcgtcgGGCCGCGTGTCggtgcgggcggccccggcccggcccggcccgggcgctcTCAGGGACTCGGGGCACCgtgcgggggccgccgccgccttggCCCGACGGCTCCGCCCGCCGCAGGGaccccggcccggagcagcccccggccctgccgcccggcGGGAAGGGCccgtggggcggccggggcgggggcgcgggccgggagcggctcccaTTTTGAGGTGGGCGCGACTCTTGGTCAAAATGGCAGCGCGGGTGGGAtcggggctcccccccccccggccttccGCCACGCGGCcgttaattaaaacaaacaaacaaacaaacaaaagcggcgcggcgcgacgcCGAGCAGCGGCCAGAGGCGCCGTGCACAtgccgcggggctgcgcccggcccggctcggcatGGCCCGCTAGGGCCCGGCCCGGCACGACACGGCCCGGCATGGCCCGctacggcccggcccggccccggccccgctgcagaGGAACGCGGGCCGCTGGCGGCgcgccggcggcgggagcggcgcgccGGCCTCCCCGCTGGATAACCATTAACGAAAAGCAAACGAGGCCGTGTACGAGCGGCTGTAAATCAATCGGCACAAGGACGCGGCCGGCAAACAAGCGCGGCTCCGCGGGGGAGGCCGCCCCGTGCCGGCGCTGCtcggggcgcccggcccggccctgcccccccctcccgcgggccgcccgggggcccccgcggccccggccccggccgctccccccggcccggccgccccgaggGCCGGTGCGAGGCCGCGGCCGCCTCGGGTGCCGGGCGGCACCGGGCGCTCCCGGCGCACCagggggcggcggcagggcgcgcTGCGAGCGGCCTTCGCTAGATTTCATATGTGATGGGGGAAGCGCTCTGATTACAATATTGATTTCCTTACAGTTAATTTGGTGAGAATTTCTCGCCGGCTTCCCAGGCTTCAGCCTAGATAAGATTTGATtatggagggagaaagggaaagcggagggagggaaggaaagacatGCAACGCTCAGGTCGCAGGAAGATGCTGAGCTGCCCGCGAGGTGCGGGCCGGCCTCCGCGCCTCGCCCGCTCGTGGCCGACCCGCCGCGGGCGAGCGCGGGCcctccgcggcgccccgcgcagcagcgcgcccggctcccgcggctcccGGGCCGGGAGAGCAAACGCCGCCGAGAAGAGCCTGTTCGCGAAGCCTGCGAGGGAGGCGCACCGCGGCAAGCTCCCTCCGCCTCACACCTCCTTGTGCGGCACATGGAGGGGCTGCGGGGTCCCTGATAGCCCCGCGGAGGAAGCCCCGTCCCCAGACGTTTATTGGCGGCGTTTCTGCCTCCGCTCGCGGCCTggagcgcggcccgcggcgcgcTGAGCTCCGCGCAGGGGAGCGGGGTATTGGCAAGCCGGCCTTTAGGCAGGTGCGTTTCAAAACACAAATAGCTCGATGAGGGCTATTTTTTCCTGGACTAGATGAGTCGGTTttggctttctttctttctttttttttttttctttctactccTCCCTCAAATAACCTGAAAGAAATCTACCCTTAAATCCCGACAGACTGCAGACGGGCTGTATTTCTTCTtcgaattatatttatttttttggtatCCCTTCACTGCCCTTTCAAATGTCAGTAAGGGTgaggggcaggtgggaaacatccTGGAAGAATAACTAATAGAGAAACGGACAAAAAGATAAATATTCAGTGATAAGGGGGAGTGAGGGGGGACAGacaaaggaaaagagaacagagaggagaaggaagatggGATGAATAAGATGGAGGCTGGAAGAGGTCAGCTTTGCAATTAGCAGTTCTGCTTACATTTCAAGAGACAGCCCAGGAAGTGTCAAGACCTCAATCCTGCTTCCATGTAACTACCAATTTTTCCTCTATTTGTCGGAGCTTCTGTAATCTGGGAGGTAGGGAACCCCCAGGGATGGCTGGAAGGGGCAAATACTGAAGATAAAGTGCTGGGCGAGACTGTGGGGCCTAAAATAACCAGGTTCCCCCCGACTCGTCGCCTCCCGGCTGCTGTCTGCAGGAAATCCGAAAGGGAATAAAGGCGGCGAGGGCTCTGCTCTGGGTATTTATCTACCTGATAATTCTCTAAACGCCCGAGACTGAGTTATAATTTGGACGTGAAATTTAATTTGCGTCGGCTGGAGTAATTTATGATATTTTGAATTGATGTTCATACATCAATATCAATCGGGGCAGATTTTTACCACTTAGTAAGATCATCACACATTTAAAACCTGCACAAAATAAAATCGATAGTTGATGCATTTACAGCGGATTGCCTCGCCAGCAGCGCCCGCAGCACGGCGCAGGGCAGCCTGCGCCGGGCGCTCAGCGCCGCGcggaggggcggccgcggcccccggggtgcggggcgggggagggggcgcccagcggccgcccctcATTGGCTGGCACGCATCGATATGCAAATGAGCACGTGCCGCGGGCTGCCCggagccccgcgcccggcgcccggcgggaCTCCGCGGCGCGGCTGCCCCAGGCCGCTGCCGCAGCGGGCATCAACCCCGCGGCCAGGCGGGGCTGCAGCGGCCCCTGCGCGGCCGTGCGCCGCGGGCACCCCCGGGCGCAGGCAGCCTTCCCcaggccccctccctccccgggccGCGAGCCCAGTGCCGCCCCGGGGAGGCCGTTTCTCTAAGGTGCCGCTTTCAGGTTTGAtcggaaaaaggggggggggggaaataatgaGGCTTTGTCTCTCTAACGGGATTACCGGGATCCGCTTATCCCCGGGGCGGCTGGAGgaaggggcggcgcggggcaggggtGAGCAGCgcgctgcgcgggcggcggcggcgcggcggccccgcggggcggagGCGCCGCGCTCCGCGGAGCTGcctcccgcccccggcccggcagcaCCGGCTGGCAAAGcctcccggcccgccgcgccaGGAGAGGGATGCCAGCAGTCTCCAGCGCGAGGGGTTGTTTCCAGTATCGATCTATGCAAATGAGTGGAGATTCAGGTCGACCGAATTGTCGTAAAAATACACTCCAAATCGAAGGAAGTTCGCCTTAGCAATCGTTAAGGGGATATTGGAGACACAAACTCCACCATCCTCACCTGGATAGCACCAGCAAGACGAGGGTTTACTTCTCGTGGGGGTTGTTGttgagaaagggaaggaggaaagggcaTTTTCTAGCAGACCAGACCTTTGAAACTGACTCTGCAGGAGCGGAGGAGAGCAACGTCCTCCCACGCTGTGCACCGCGAGGAGCAGCTACGGCGTGGAAGAAAGGTCCTCGTTAGGTTCCCTTTCTAGCGCTACTTTAGGCTTCAGAACCGGGGAGGTTAGCTGAAAACCGGCAACGAACACGGCTGTAGCCCGGCTGGGTCCCCAGTgatcaggcagcagctccctatTCCCACAGTCGCTCCGGCCGAAAGCGCAGGAACATTTGTGTACTCGAAAGGAGAAAGATTTGACCCTTCCCTTATTTTTGTCCGTGAAACGGATCAGTGACCCCGACTCCAACTCGGATCGACTGGCTCGCGTTCTCCAGGGACAAATTAATGGAGACCTATCACTTAATTAACAAACCCTCACTCACGGCATATTAAACTCGGGCTCTGTACCGGGCGCACAAGTTGGCGAAtttggggaggaggcaggaggagaacagGTACAAAACAGGACAGAAACACATTCTGCTCCTTTGGATCCCCGAGCAGACAATACCGAAGCTGTTCCTTAGGAATAGACCGAACCAGCAAATTTTGAGGTATTTCTGAGGTTCTGGAGCAGCGCAGGGACACGACAGACTCCTTCTCACATGCAGAAGCATCCATACGAAATTCAAACTCCACGGGCTAATGATAATTGCAATCAGTTAAAATCTAACGATTTTAGCAAATTGCATTTCTTCTGCTCTTCAGTCACCAGTTACACGCCAGGCTCGTATCTTTTGTGGGAAAACAACACTCTTCCAGAACACCTAATCTAAAACAAACGGGATAGGGAGCTAAAATCGGCTCTGAGCACCGGCTAGCCTCTCGCATCAACATCCCCAGCCCCCCGCCGAGAGCCGCTGTTGTTCTCACCGAGCAGTCGCTCCCGCTCCGCGGGGCGACGGCTCTCCTcgcccgcccgcgcggccccgcggagccgctgcgcgcagcgcggagccgcgcggagcccggcggccCAGACCCCCCCCAGCGACCGCCAATTAAAGCGTTTCCGCCCGGACCTGCCTCCGATGCCGGCCTTAATTCTCGTGCAAACAAACCGAGCGGTAGAAAGAGGACAAAGAGGTAAATGCAGGCAGGCGGCCCCGCGCACGGAGGGGCTCGCCCGCAGCGCCAGCGCGGAGTGCCCGCGCAGCTGCGGAGGgtgccagtgcgcacacacacacgcgtgagGACTGAACGCAAAGTTGAGAGCCTTCTTTTCCCACTCCTCCGACCCCAGCCCCGCGCACCTcgcccgggggcgggcggcgatTTCTCGGCGCACACGCAGAGCGATGGAgcagcgcggccgcgcagcgggcccggcgggggccgcgcaCCGCAACGCGGCGGCTGGCCGGGGCGGCGGTTCCGGCTCCGCCGTTGCCGGGGCCGTTCCCAAATTCCCGGCCGCGAcgcgccagccccgcggcaccacagccggggccgcggcgcggcgcgcagaTCCCCCGCGGGCGCGCACGGCTTTGTTCAGgcgcgggagcgcggcgcgggcaggtgccgctgcgcggggccgggagagcagccgggggggggcgggccgTGGTTTCGGGACCCCCccgggctcggcgcggcgcgggggccgccgcgccgcccgcgccccgcgctcACCTGCCAGCCGCAGAGCAGACATCCGCTGAAACTCCGGCTCCTGGAGCCACTTCCACATCCTGCGGAAGGTCTCCCGGCCGGATTTGAGCTTGCTCCAGGGCTTGGGGTTCCTCAGCAGGTCCGAGAGGGTCCCTTGAGAGCGGCACAGCACCCTCTGGGCGAAGATAGCCTGGGGGATGCTGTACCGCTTGAGCTCGGTGGTGATCCTCTGAGCGACTTCTTTGGTATTGATTTCTTCCATTTGCCCTGAATTACTTCCACTGTTGACCTGCGAGCCAGTCACGGAGGGGTTTTGCTCCCTGGCAGAGCCCAGGATCTGCCCGTGGCTCTGGGCGTTGAGGTGGGCATGGGGGTGGTGCGGGATGCCGTTGAGAGGCACCATGCCGGCCGAGGTGGGGGTGAGGTGTTGGTCGCCGTGCCTGGCGAGCATGGCGGGGTGGTGGGCTTCGAAGCCGTTGGGGGTGAGCATTTTCTCGGCGGGCATGGTGGCACTGGGGTGGGCGTAGTGGGGCAGCCCTTGCTGGGAGTTGTGGATGCCCCCCAGGCCCGATCCAGACAAAGGCGAGAGGCTTTGCCCCATGCCGGTAACATCCTTATGGTAGGGGGTGTAGAGGTTGTTCATGGACGCCAGACCCCTCTCGTCCCTCATGAGGGTGAAGCTGCCGCTCACGTTGCCCGGTATCCGctggtgggggtggtggtggtggtgatggtggtggtggtggtgagggaaCTTGTCCGAGACTGTCGAGATGGGAGGTAGAGGTTGCAAAGGGGTTAACGTGGTGTAGGTACTGCTCATGCTCATGCCGGGGGGTGTCTCGCAGGCCATGGTCATGGTGGGGTGCAGGGGTCCCGTCAGAGCGTGGTCGGGGggccggtggtggtggtggtagtcgCCGCTGTCGAGGATGGACGCCATGCCCATGGAGCGAGGGTGGGCTGGCAAGTGGTTGCTGCGATGGGTCACCGAGCTCCGGTGGTGGGGACTGCTGCTCATCAGGTCGGCCGTGGCGGACACCGGCTCATGGCTCACCCCGTGCAGATCGCCGATGTTCTCCATCGCCAGCTGCGCGTTCATTATTATTCGTGCGAGCGTGTGGACAAAACATCTATCTGGTCTGTGGTTGGAAGGTCCTAGGAGGTCTTCACGGCGGATGCATGCAGGCTTCCTCCCCCTCTGGAAAGGATCAGGCTCGTGGGGGGGTTGGCTGATTTTTTTGTTggtatttttttggttttgttgttgttgttgctgctgcttggttggtctctttttttttttttggtggtttatttaatttttttttttgatgacgaTGTTGGATCAATTTTAAGGCCCCCGTTCTTTTAAAACAGCCTCCGCAGCCCCGGTAGGTGCTTGACCGCGTCCCTCGCCATCTCTAGCCATGTCTCTTACTGGGCTCGGTGCCTTTGGCCACCGCTCCGCTGCTGCAGCGGCGCGGTGGGTCAGCGCGGCGCATGCGCACCGAGCCCCGCGCACCGCCCCCGCGCACCGCCCCCGCgcaccgccccccgcccgcgcacCGCCCCCGCGCACCGCCCGCGCACCGCCCCCGCCCCGTGACGTCACCGCCCCTATTAAGGAGGCGAGCGCGGCGCTGCGGCGCCCAGAGCCGCCGGCGCAGCTCTGCCCCGAGCCGCCCTTCGCCTCGCTGGGGTGGGCGGCGCCTGCgcccgcgggcagcgcgggcCCTGCCACGCCCCGccctgccgcgccgccccgcgcccgtcGCCCCGCGCctcccggggcgggcgggggagcgcggcgggcggtCCGGGCAGTgagggccgcccgccccgccccgccccgcccctttgGTGACTTCGCATTTTTCGTGAGCGAGGAGCCCCCTCGCCCTCAATTTCGATATTAACTTCCGGGTTTCCTCCGGCCGCGCGCCGCGGGGGAGCGAAGCGcccgggcagcgcccgccgccaacggccgggcgcgggggtggggagggcgtgGGGCCGCCGTGCCGCACGGAGCCCCGCTGCGCCCTCACGCACCCGCGTGTCCCCTCGCACACGCACTCGCGTCCCTCACACCCCCGTGTGCCTCACACACTCGTGTGTCCCCTCACGCACCCCCGTGTGCCTCACACCCCCCCGTGTCCCTCCCCGTCGTGTCCCCACAGCCGCCCCGCGCGGTGCCCGGGCAGCGGCGGTAGCGCCCCGGGTGGCTCCTGCCCCCCGCGGGCCCCTCCGCGCTCCCGGCCCGGGAAGGgcccgggcgcgggggccggggccggggccgccgcgggggccggtggGTCCAGCCGGGCCCCGGCGGTGCCCGCAGCCGCTGCgcgagccccgccgcggggcgcccgggccgggacgcgggaggaagcggccggcggccgccgcgctcggCGGCGACGGGGCGCCCGGCCACGCGTGCCGCGGCCTGTCCGTCACCCCgaagagagaaaagggggggaggaaaaacaaacccGCCGCCCCGGCAACCCCCTTGTTAGCCGAGGTGCTTCATGCTGCACGAAAGGGCAGATGTGCCTATTGTTCGCCCATTAACAATAACGAACCAAGCCGGCAAAGCGGACGgggcgggccgagccgagccgcgccgcgccgcgccgcgccgcgggcggggcagccgcggccccggagcgccgggagcgccgggagcggggcgtccccgcggcggggcggcggcgggagcccggcAGGGCCGCCGCGCCCGGGCGCCGGGGAGCCGGTCGAGCGGCGGTGTCCGTCGGAGCTGCCTGGCCCCGCCGGGTCCGTGGCCCGCGAGCGGCTCCCGGCGCTTCGCCGGCGCGGTGGTGCGGCCGAGCCTCGGGACCGGCCCCTTTCCCTGGAAAAGGGGCTGGTGGCGCGGCCCTGGCAAAGCCCCCCGGTCTGGATGCAGCGGTGCGCAGCAGCGGCCGGGCCCCGGGCACCGTcacccgccgcctccccgcgaaCAGCGCCGGGGCCTCCCCCGACGAGAGCCCGGGCGCCGGCCACTCTCGCCGCCGCGCAGCAGCTTCGCGCCGTGGCGCGGGCAGGCCTGGGGGGCCCGGACAAGACTCCCCCTTCCTCCAGACGCCATCTGAAATTAAACCGTGCGGCTGTTTCTCCCGGGGCTCTTGCGCTAACTTTATCGCAAGGGCCCGCCGAGATGGCCCTGGCGTgcgcggggcggctgcgggggctCGCTCCTGCCCCCGCCTAGGAAAGGGGGCAAAACCCCCTCAGGAGGCGCTTCGGGCCGAAAGTACAGctgcgccccccggccccccgggccTGAGCAGCCGCAGGAAGCGAGGAGCGCGGAGGAGCGGGGCGCTGCCTGCCCGGCACCCTCCCAAATCCCACCTGGGCCCGCCCTGCACCGCCCGGACGGGTCGCGGCCGCCCCGTCGGGCCCCGCCGCCGTGCCCGCGGCCCTGcacgcctcgcctcgcctcccgccccgcgccgctccgcgcgcctGGGGGCTCTGCCCGGCCCCCGGCCTCGCTGCCGCCCCTCCTGGCCTCGGTCCCCGGCCCATCCCCGCCGCctcggggcacggccccccgcgGGTCTGCAGGCCCCCGGAGGCGTGCGCGGTGCCCGGGGCCCGctgccggctgcggggccgccgcCTACGGTCCGCGAGCCCGGCACGGCCCCGGGCGGATCCGCTGCCTCGGTCCCGCGCGGGGACCTGCCGCTCGCGGTCCCCGTGGGCGCCCGAGGGGCCGTGCCCGCGGCCGCGGCGTAGGGCTCCCGCCGGGACCGCCTGTGCGTGGCCGTGCGGCACGGGCTCACGGGGGAGCTTTTAAATTACGACAAATATCTGCTAAGCGTGTTGAGCGTCTGGCCTCGAAGCGAACaggatgagttttttttttttttttctataaagttAGGTTTTCCACAGCTGGTTTATTTAtttcctgaaataaaaaatatacacatttgTAAGTTTTTATGATAGAATTCAGAGCCATTTGAACACTTTTCCGAAAGGCATCCGTTACTACCATCCGTTTATTTTCCTTGCTTGCCTGAAACTTCTCGATGCTTCATTTTGCGCTAAAGATGACATAGAGATCCCGCACAGCTCATACCTCTCCAATTGCTCCCCCATCCTGAAAAGCTGCCACGACTCTCTGAAAATCTGTAATGTAAACGGTAACATTATCTCCATTTCTTATAGCGATGGATAGATAAGGATAGGTGGATCTGCGAGTGAAGCAAAAATAGTCCCGAAACCCAATTAATGATGGCAGGAAATGTTTaggtttaaataaaataaaattatcaagAACATTTCAAGACCGAAAGGCACGGCTGTGTTTGTTTCCCAGGCCAACACGAGATGATGTCACGAATCTAATCGAAACGTTGCCAGCTTCTTCATCCTTCATATCTGTATACAATTCACAGTTTAATTACAAATATTTGATCTACACACGTTTAGCAGTTAGTTACCAAAGCAAATATCGCAGGAAATATAACTTACTCCCCCGAGCTTGTAGGAAATTACTCAATCAAATTTTTATTCGAGAAAGgagcgtaaaaaaaaaaaattctagagtTCTTTGACATGGCAGCCCTTATCCAGGGGTGCAATTTCTAATCTTAGAAAAGAGTTGCTATTAATTCATCTCCCCATAGTTCTatctatattttccttttttttttttcattaaatctcgACGTAACCGTGGTGTGAAAGAGCCGCTGGTGCCGGGGCACAGGGGCGCAGGGCCGGCGCCCCGTACCCCGCGCCCGCGGTGCTGCGGCTCCCCGACGgaccccggcccggccgggggctcGCAGGCGGCCGCGCtggggagcgcggccccggcacacggccccgccgccgccccggcccgtcGGGGCTGGCCCTGCCGTCACGGCTGCTCCCGGGGAGCCTCCGGCCCCGCCGGCGGAGGGCGGGGGGTAGCGCCGGAGACAAATCATTTCGGTGCTCTAATCAATTACTGCTTGTGCAGTCAAGTACCATATATTTAACAGAATAATCGTTACCGCCCTTAAGTCTTTATTTGATCAGCAGATACTCAGAGCGGACTTACGGCGCAACTTTGCTTGTTTGAGTTGGTTGCGTGTGTGTGCTTTTTAAATCCGAGCTAATGGTACACGGAAACGGCCGTAAGCTCCCGCCTGACGCCACCAAAAgcagcgcgggcagcggggcgggaGCGGAGAGGCCCGGGCAGCGCCCcgacggcgcggccccgccggcctgGCCCGCGCGAGGAGCCGCGGCGAGGCGGAGGGCGTCCGCGCAAACCCGGCTCCGACGGAGGGGTAAAGCCCGTTGGCTTGGAGGCAGCCTGCGCGGCCGGCCCGCGTGTCAAAGGTGGCCCCGGGGCGGCCGAGGCCGGCAGCTGCCGCGGGGATTAACTTCGGCGGACTTTCCCCCGCCGAGCGCCCCGGCAGCTCGCTCGGTGACAAAACCCCGCCAGCTGTCGCGGGCCGGGCACAGCAAAGGGGGCTTCAAAGGCCGCGCCGAGCGGGGCAGGGACCCGTCTAGCCGCAGGAGCGGGGGGTGGGGGGTCGCTGTGGGAgcccggccgggcagcgccgcgccccgcggggcccccggctCCCCCTCCGCCGCACCCCCGGCCCAGCTGCGCCCCAGCACGGCGGAGCTCTGCGCTCGGCCCCGACGGGGCGTGCGGGGCCCTGGCTCTGTGCCCCCGGCCCAGCCTGCTCTCTCGCCCCTCGCCTCGCCAAAGTGGCTCTTTTGCCCGAGGGGCCCCGCAGGCAGCAGCAACGCGGTGCCTAGGCTTGTGCTCCCCCTGCCAGCAAGCCCCCACCGTCGGGCCAGGGCTCCCATCGGGCCAGCCAGAGCCCTTTGCCTCCCGCCCCGGAGGTTTCGCAGGTGTGACGGGTCAGGGCGCGCTACGCCCGTCGGGGCTGCGTTTCCTCCCGGGCTTGGGGAAGGAAAGCCGGCGAGCGGGGCGCAGGGGAGCCCCGAAGCCGGCAGGGTGCTGTCCCGTCCGTGGGCGGCCGCCGGGTCCGGCTTTGCAGCCGCGCTCTCCCGCACCCCCGGAGCAAACCGCCGCACTTGATAATGAAGGAACTTATGGAAGATTGCAAAACACCGTAAATAATTTAGCAttgtatttcaggaaaaaaaaaaagctttcttaaatCATCTCCTCAATATAACTTGCAGACTTACAGTATGGCCCTGGTAAGTCTAAATTTTTAAAGTAGCAATATTCAAAGAGACAGAGATGTCTGTATTAATTATTTATC
This Apteryx mantelli isolate bAptMan1 chromosome 15, bAptMan1.hap1, whole genome shotgun sequence DNA region includes the following protein-coding sequences:
- the ONECUT1 gene encoding hepatocyte nuclear factor 6, whose protein sequence is MNAQLAMENIGDLHGVSHEPVSATADLMSSSPHHRSSVTHRSNHLPAHPRSMGMASILDSGDYHHHHRPPDHALTGPLHPTMTMACETPPGMSMSSTYTTLTPLQPLPPISTVSDKFPHHHHHHHHHHHPHQRIPGNVSGSFTLMRDERGLASMNNLYTPYHKDVTGMGQSLSPLSGSGLGGIHNSQQGLPHYAHPSATMPAEKMLTPNGFEAHHPAMLARHGDQHLTPTSAGMVPLNGIPHHPHAHLNAQSHGQILGSAREQNPSVTGSQVNSGSNSGQMEEINTKEVAQRITTELKRYSIPQAIFAQRVLCRSQGTLSDLLRNPKPWSKLKSGRETFRRMWKWLQEPEFQRMSALRLAACKRKEQEHGKDRGNTPKKPRLVFTDVQRRTLHAIFKENKRPSKELQITISQQLGLELSTVSNFFMNARRRSLDKWQDEGSSNSGNSSSSSSTCTKA